The genomic interval TCGGGTCTGAGTGGTATTCTCGGTAGGCATCGCGTGACGTGGTTTTATAAAGCAACGCCTGACCATTCGGACACTGGTAGCAGTCTCTTTGCGCATCGTAAGTAAAGTGTTTCTTTTTGAACGCATTTTTCGTTCTCGATGGACGTCGATAACCGAACACGCCAAGAATACCTCGACGTTCAAGTGACTCCGCCACTGGAGCGGTAAAGTAGCCCGCATCCAGTCCAACGGCTATCGGGTTCAATTGGAATGTAGCAAGCGTGTAATCTAAGCGTTGAACGTAAGGCTGTGAGTCATTGATGTTGCCCGCGGTGGTATAGGTATCGAGGATAATTCCATGTTGACCATCAACGGTTCGATGGTCGAGGTAGAAGAAGCCTTGTGGCTTATTATCACGAGTCATGAAGCCACTCTCTGGGTCAGTGGTGCTGGTTTTGGTATTCTTTGTTTTTGACTCTGATTCACGAGCCTTAAGAGGCTTCTTACCCGCTTTTTCTCGGTCTAACGCGACGTCGTCATCCAGCATATCAAGATAGGCACTCGCGCGAACCGCCGTGACTTTATTGGTGTGTTTATTCTTGTTGGCGTTCGCTTTGAGATGAGTACTGTCCGTAAAGAGCTCTTGACCCGCGACCAAGCCTTTCGTCATGGCTTGCTCTACGATATTGATAAAAATACGTTCGAATACATCCGTGCCATTAAAGCGACGAATGCGGTTTTGGCTTAGAGTCGAAGCGTGGATGACTTTCTCTGTTAATGACATCCGTAAGAACCAACGGTAAGCGACATTCACTTCAATTTCTTTAACGAGCTGACGCTCACTTTTTATACCAAAGATATAACCAAGCAAGATGATTTTGAAGAGACGAACAGGGTCAACAGGTGGACGCCCATTATCTTTACAATAAAGATGAGCGACTTCATCACGAATGAATTCAAAGTCGATAGCATTATCGATTTTGCGCACTAAATGGTTTTTAGGAACTAACTGTTCCATCGTCACCATTTCCAGTTCGTATTGTTGCGGAGTCGGTTCTTGAAGCATATCGGAGTATCCATATTTCGATACCCCTATTAGATCAAAGGTCTAGCTCGAAAGCTAGACCTTTGTCAGCAGTCTGAAGCGAAGCCACTTGGCTTCGCTTTTGTTTAGCAGAAAAAGTGTGCTTACGCATTCGCTGTGGTTGAAGCCTCTGTTTGCGCTTCGTCCGCTTCCACACCAATTTCCCCTTCAGATTTCGCAACGATGGTGTTCACCGCGGTATCACCCACCACGTTAGATGAAGTACAGAACATATCGTTGATGCGGTCTACCGCGGCAATAATAGCAAGACCTTCAGGTGGCAAGCCTAGTTGATGAAGCAATACACCCACCATCACCACGCCGCCGCCAGGTACACCACCAGCACCAATCGATAGAAGAAGAATCGTCAAACCCAGTGTAAAGATGTCTGCCGTGTTAATTGGCTGGCCAAATGCGTTTGCCACAAACATGGTCGCCAACGCAATGTAAATAGACACACCTGACATGTTCATGGTCGCGCCCAGCGGCACACCAAAACCAGCCACAGACTTTGATACATTAAGCTTCTCAGTCAGGGTTCTCATGGTCACAGGGATAGTTGCATTCGAGCTCGCGGTCGATAGTGAGAACAAAATCTGCTCACGAGTTGCCCGCAAAAATGCTTTGGGAGTGATCCCAGTTGTAATGCCCACCACCATTGGGTAGAAAAAGAAGATCCAAAACACCAGCATGGCCACAACTAACGCGACATAGCCCGCAACCGACATCAGCGTGTTGGCGTCCAAAGTCGCCCCAAGTTGAATCATCAAAGCAAACACACCGTAAGGCGCAAGGCTCATCACAAGGCCAACCAGCTTCATCATGATCTCATTGGCCATTTTGAAAGTACGGATAGCAGGGCCACCACGAGAATCCAGCGCTTGGATTGCCAAACCGGTCAAAATCGCCATAAAGATGATTTGCAGCATGTCACCATTGGCAAAAGCTTGCACTGGATTGCTTGGCACAATGTTCACCACCAACGAAAAGATATCCGGCGTTTCCGTTGTGGTCAGTTTTACCGTTTGTGAAATGGTACCCGCAAGATGTGCATCCGCCCCTGGCTGGAAGATAAGCCCAACCGTCAGCGCTGCCGCAATCGCAATAATGGTATTGATAATGTAAAGCGCAAAAGTTTTACCACCAAGGCGACCGAACGCAGTAATGTCTTTTAGGTCAACAATGCCACACACTATCGAAACATACACAAGTGGCACAACCAGCAGCTTGATTAGTGATACAAACATACCGCCAGCGCCCTCTGCAGCACCCAGTAAATAAGTATCAAAGATAGCAACGCCACTAAAGAGATACTGAATAGCAGTACCGATAAGTAGACCAGCAAACAAGCCTACAAAAATCTTACTTGAAAGTGATTTATCCATCCTTCACTCCAGAATGTTGTGTTTGTAATTTATGGTTTTATAGTTAAAACCGCCTATATTTCAGACGGAGTTCGCACATAATACACACATGAGTTACAAAATGAAGCTTTTGTTTACAATAATGATACAAATTTCCAATCAGAAATTAAATTTCAATTAAAGGAAAAGCAAAGAATAATCGACTAAATCAAAGGGTTGGTTTGCTAGACTCGGCGGCTTTGGAGACATAAAAAAGAGCGGCAAAAGCCGCTCTGTGTGTTTGAATCGGTCTATCTGTTTGCTTATTTCGCAACCATAACCATCGCAGGACGAATCACTCGACCATTCAATTCGTAGCCTTTTTGCATCACGAACATCACGGTGTTTGACTCGTGATCTGGGCTTTCCTGAATCGACATCGCCTGATGCCATTCTGGGTTAAATGGCTGGCCTTCAGGATTGATCTCTTTCAAACCAAACTTACTGACCACATCAACGAACGTTTTATGCGTTAATTCAACGCCTTCTAGCAGTGGTTTTACCGCTTCGCTTTCAGCGTCAGCAGCTTGAATCGCACGCTCTAGATTATCAATCACTGGCAGCAGTTCTTCAGCAAAGCGATTCAACGCATATTTGCGCGCTTTATCAATTTCTTGCTCAGTACGACGACGCATGTTTTCCACTTCTGCTTTCGCACGTAGCACTGAATCTTGCTGCTCTTTCACACGCGCTTCGCTGGCCAATAAAGCGGCTTCCAGCTCAGCGATCTTCGCCGCTGATTCATCCGCTTCTTCGTTCCATTCGATATCAGCATCAGTGCCAACAGCTTCTACTTCTACTTCCGCAGCGTCTTGCTGTTTAAGCGCTTCTTCGTTGATTTTGTTTTCTTCGTTGCTCATGATATCTCCAGAATTCAACTATTTGTCCTTAAAGCCTTTCACGTTTTAAAGGCTTTATCTTCACAAAAATTCGCAAAGTTAGATAACTTGCCATTATTATGGGGATGATGAATCCCGATTCAAGCCTCTTTAGTGCGGAAAAGCTATGAAAAAACCATTTAACGTGATCGCCATTATCGGTAAGCCAAGAGATCAACAAGCGATTCAGACACATCGCGACCTATATCATTGGTTGAACTCACTCGGCTATCAGGTATTTATTGACGATCGACTTTCCGCCATTCTCAATGATGTTCCCGAAGAACACTTTGCTGGTTTGGTCGAGTTAGGTGAAAAAGCCGATTTGGCCATCGTGGTTGGTGGTGATGGCAATATGCTCGGTGCAGCACGTATTCTCTCTCGCTTCAACACCCGTGTTATCGGAGTAAACAGAGGCAATCTTGGATTCTTGACCGACTTGAACCCTGAAGATTTCCAGCAATCTCTGAAAGCCGTGTTGGACGGAGCCTACATCGAGGAAGAACGTTTTTTGCTTGAAGCAGAAATCCACCGGCATGGGCAAGTAAAAAGCCACAACGCGGCACTCAATGAAGCAGTGCTCCATCCGGGGCAAGTCGCGCATATGATTGAGTTTGAGGTTTACATCGATGAGAGCTTTGCGTTTTCCCTACGTGCAGACGGTTTAATTGTCTCCACACCAACAGGTTCAACCGCTTACTCGCTCTCTGGCGGGGGCCCAATTTTATCACCGAGCCTGAACGCCATTTCTCTGGTGCCAATGTTCCCTCATACACTTTCAAGTAGACCATTAGTCGTGGATGGCAATCGCAGAATTAAACTACTGGTATCGCCAGACAACCGAGGAACACAAGAAGTCAGCTGTGATGGCCAAGTCTCTCTTCCCGTATCTCCCGGCGATGAGATTCACATCTACCAGAGCCCAAATCGACTTCGTCTGATCCATCCAAAAGACTACAGCTACTATCACGTATTACGTAACAAGCTTGGTTGGTCGAGCAAGTTGTTCTAAATCTCCTTCCTTAAAAGGGTTAAGGCGTACCTTAACCCTCTGTACGATCATCAAAAAACACTCTTCCGACAAAGGAAATTCAACTTATCACCTTAACCATCACCTTAGCTTTGCCTTTACGTTTTCTTCTATGGAAACAGCACTCTATTGATGAATAAAACCGCCTTCACATTTTTTATCTTTGAGATCTTTACTGTATAAAGAAACAGTATATACTGCATTTATATACAGTATTGTTCAGTTATACAGGTAAACCAAAATGCTGGCTCATTTAAGTGTTAATAATTTTGCTATTGTTAAGTCTTTACAACTCGAGCTGTCAAAAGGCATGACAACCATTACCGGTGAAACCGGAGCAGGTAAATCCATTGCCATTGATGCACTGGGGCTATGCCTTGGTGGACGCGCAGAAGCCAGCATGGTGAGGCAAGGCGAGGACAAAACAGAAGTCAGTGCCGCCTTTCTACTCGACAACAATCTTCATGCCACACGCTGGCTAGAAGACAACGAACTTTTAGACGGCAGTGAATGTATTTTACGCCGCATTATTACCAGTGAAGGGCGCTCTAGAGCCTTCATCAACGGCAGTCCGGTTCCCCTTTCTCAGCTAAAAGCATTGGGACAACTGCTGATCAACATTCACGGCCAGCATGCCCATCATCAATTGATGAAGAGCGAACATCAAATGGCCATGGTGGATCAATACGCTGGCCACCTCAACTTGCTGAAAAACACACGTATCGCTTACCAAAATTGGCGCCAAGCAGATAATCACCTAAAACAGTTGCAAGAAAACAGCCTCCAAAACCAAGCCCAAAAACAGTTATTGGAATACCAAATAAAAGAACTCAATGAACTTGCGATTGGCGAAGAAGAATTTGCTGAGCTCGAACAAGAACATAAGTTGCTATCCAATAGCGGAGAGCTCGCCAGCACTTGCCAGCATGCGATAGAACTTATCTACGAAGGCGAAGAAGTCAACGCACTCGGTATTTTACAAAGCGCCAGCAATGCTTTGATTGAATTAGCGGAGCTAGACCCGAAACTCAGTGCACTTCCTGATATGGTCGCCGAAGCGATCATTCAGCTTGAAGAAGCTAACAGTGAACTCAGAAATTATCTCGATCGTATCGATGTAGATCCAGCTCGTATGGCCTATGTGGAGCAGCGTTTTTCCAAGGTAATGTCAGTGGCTCGTAAACACCACGTTCAACCTGAAGAGCTTTATCAACATCATCAAGATCTGCTGCAACAAATAGAAGCGTTAGATTGCTCCGACGAAAAAATGGATGAGTTAGCCGCAAATGTACAGGTCAAATACCAAGGCTATCTTGAACAAGCGGAAAAACTGCATAAATCCCGCTGTCGCTATGCCAAAGAACTCAACAAGCTGATTACTCAAAGTATGCATGAACTCAGCATGGAAAAGGCGGTCTTTAACATTGAAGTCAACAATGAAGGAACACACCCTTCGCCATTAGGCTTAGACACTGTGTGCTTCTTGGTTTCAACCAACCCAGGCCAACCTCTGCAACCTATTGCTAAAGTCGCTTCTGGTGGTGAGTTATCGCGTATTTCTCTTGCCATTCAAGTCATCACTGCGCAAAAAGTCGACACACCTAGCCTCATTTTTGATGAAGTAGACGTGGGTATCAGTGGGCCAACCGCGGCAGTCGTCGGAAAAATGCTGCGTAAACTGGGAGAATCAACTCAGGTACTTTGTGTAACTCACTTGCCGCAAGTTGCTGGGTGTGGTCATCAGCAAATGTTTGTGGCTAAGAACACCAAAAATGGCACCACAGAAACACAAATGCGCTTGTTAGACCAAAATCAGCGCGTATCGGAATTAGCGCGCCTACTTGGTGGAAGCCAAATTACCGAATCCACACTCGCCAATGCGAAAGAGTTGTTGATCGCAGCGTAGTGTAACCTTCTTGATC from Vibrio vulnificus NBRC 15645 = ATCC 27562 carries:
- a CDS encoding IS1182 family transposase, which produces MLQEPTPQQYELEMVTMEQLVPKNHLVRKIDNAIDFEFIRDEVAHLYCKDNGRPPVDPVRLFKIILLGYIFGIKSERQLVKEIEVNVAYRWFLRMSLTEKVIHASTLSQNRIRRFNGTDVFERIFINIVEQAMTKGLVAGQELFTDSTHLKANANKNKHTNKVTAVRASAYLDMLDDDVALDREKAGKKPLKARESESKTKNTKTSTTDPESGFMTRDNKPQGFFYLDHRTVDGQHGIILDTYTTAGNINDSQPYVQRLDYTLATFQLNPIAVGLDAGYFTAPVAESLERRGILGVFGYRRPSRTKNAFKKKHFTYDAQRDCYQCPNGQALLYKTTSRDAYREYHSDPKECAFCPMRDDCTQSKNMKKVITRHIYSDAVERANQMRLSSYGKKTYRRRSETVERSFADAKQHHGHRYARFRGLANVQMQCWLAAAAQNIKKIALVVNYLRKMGLNMAEIRQILASVYPCNEWELLRTI
- a CDS encoding dicarboxylate/amino acid:cation symporter, whose translation is MDKSLSSKIFVGLFAGLLIGTAIQYLFSGVAIFDTYLLGAAEGAGGMFVSLIKLLVVPLVYVSIVCGIVDLKDITAFGRLGGKTFALYIINTIIAIAAALTVGLIFQPGADAHLAGTISQTVKLTTTETPDIFSLVVNIVPSNPVQAFANGDMLQIIFMAILTGLAIQALDSRGGPAIRTFKMANEIMMKLVGLVMSLAPYGVFALMIQLGATLDANTLMSVAGYVALVVAMLVFWIFFFYPMVVGITTGITPKAFLRATREQILFSLSTASSNATIPVTMRTLTEKLNVSKSVAGFGVPLGATMNMSGVSIYIALATMFVANAFGQPINTADIFTLGLTILLLSIGAGGVPGGGVVMVGVLLHQLGLPPEGLAIIAAVDRINDMFCTSSNVVGDTAVNTIVAKSEGEIGVEADEAQTEASTTANA
- the grpE gene encoding nucleotide exchange factor GrpE; the encoded protein is MSNEENKINEEALKQQDAAEVEVEAVGTDADIEWNEEADESAAKIAELEAALLASEARVKEQQDSVLRAKAEVENMRRRTEQEIDKARKYALNRFAEELLPVIDNLERAIQAADAESEAVKPLLEGVELTHKTFVDVVSKFGLKEINPEGQPFNPEWHQAMSIQESPDHESNTVMFVMQKGYELNGRVIRPAMVMVAK
- the nadK gene encoding NAD(+) kinase; the encoded protein is MKKPFNVIAIIGKPRDQQAIQTHRDLYHWLNSLGYQVFIDDRLSAILNDVPEEHFAGLVELGEKADLAIVVGGDGNMLGAARILSRFNTRVIGVNRGNLGFLTDLNPEDFQQSLKAVLDGAYIEEERFLLEAEIHRHGQVKSHNAALNEAVLHPGQVAHMIEFEVYIDESFAFSLRADGLIVSTPTGSTAYSLSGGGPILSPSLNAISLVPMFPHTLSSRPLVVDGNRRIKLLVSPDNRGTQEVSCDGQVSLPVSPGDEIHIYQSPNRLRLIHPKDYSYYHVLRNKLGWSSKLF
- the recN gene encoding DNA repair protein RecN, producing MLAHLSVNNFAIVKSLQLELSKGMTTITGETGAGKSIAIDALGLCLGGRAEASMVRQGEDKTEVSAAFLLDNNLHATRWLEDNELLDGSECILRRIITSEGRSRAFINGSPVPLSQLKALGQLLINIHGQHAHHQLMKSEHQMAMVDQYAGHLNLLKNTRIAYQNWRQADNHLKQLQENSLQNQAQKQLLEYQIKELNELAIGEEEFAELEQEHKLLSNSGELASTCQHAIELIYEGEEVNALGILQSASNALIELAELDPKLSALPDMVAEAIIQLEEANSELRNYLDRIDVDPARMAYVEQRFSKVMSVARKHHVQPEELYQHHQDLLQQIEALDCSDEKMDELAANVQVKYQGYLEQAEKLHKSRCRYAKELNKLITQSMHELSMEKAVFNIEVNNEGTHPSPLGLDTVCFLVSTNPGQPLQPIAKVASGGELSRISLAIQVITAQKVDTPSLIFDEVDVGISGPTAAVVGKMLRKLGESTQVLCVTHLPQVAGCGHQQMFVAKNTKNGTTETQMRLLDQNQRVSELARLLGGSQITESTLANAKELLIAA